A single region of the Pontimicrobium sp. SW4 genome encodes:
- a CDS encoding DUF3098 domain-containing protein, whose product MGEQKRKQDTKSNFLFGKKNYKFMLIGIAFIAVGFILMSGGGSDDPNVFDESIFHWRRIRLAPTLVLIGFGIQVYAILLNPDKTDSKK is encoded by the coding sequence ATGGGAGAACAAAAGCGAAAACAAGACACAAAAAGTAATTTTCTATTTGGAAAGAAGAATTATAAATTCATGCTTATTGGCATTGCTTTTATTGCTGTAGGTTTTATTCTAATGTCTGGTGGTGGTAGTGATGACCCAAATGTGTTTGATGAGAGTATATTTCATTGGAGACGTATTAGATTAGCACCAACACTTGTACTTATTGGATTTGGTATTCAAGTTTATGCGATTCTACTCAATCCTGATAAAACAGATTCTAAAAAATAA